TGTGGAATTTACTTCCGGTCATCTGCAGTCTTACGCTAAACGCTCTGTCTTTCTCATTTCTTTTCTGCGGTTTTATTCTTCATATCAGAAACAGTATCATCTAATTACGGCAAAAAGTAACACAGCAGACCAACAACTAAACCCTGTAATTTTACCCTAAAATACAGGAAGCACCGAATGCAGTAAATTTGATACTAAGGCAAGATACCGTGCCACATCTCACCTCTCCTCTGGTACAAACACACTTCTTCCTGCTCCCCGGGCGAGCAAACCAACAGAATCAGCACCATTAGATGTAAATGCCTCGCTGATGCCAAGAAGACAGTTTTTCACTGGCGTAATGCGCTTGTAAACATCGCCTGCGCGCTACTAATTCTACTAAAATGATTAAACCGCAGCTAGAAGTACAAGATTCACTGAGAAACTAACAGTCTATCTGTGGAGCGCAAATAGCAGGGATTAAAAAAAATATGTCGACATCTTTGCTGTGAATGTACGGAACGATACCAATCGAGATACTAATGACGTCTTCCTTCTCTATTATTGCTGCACGGTTCCTGGACAAGGAAAACTCAGCAGCAACCAGGGATTTATTTGCAGCAGAAGTCGACGGGCGGCGTAGGGAAGCTCTCAGGTAAGTCACGGACCATTTACGGTGGAAATCGTACGGTAATTTGGAAAAACACCGAGTAATCACTGGAGAGCTGCCTTTTAACACTCACGCACGTATAACGAGAAAAGAGGAACAGAATGTTCTCCTGGTGGTACAAGCTAACGTACGTATATGATGGTTCATTATTTGTTAAAGAATGCTTCATATTCGGAAAAGTTATTTGACAGTAAATTTACAAATTAAATCAGCTTCTGATGGAGCAGGAGTGCCCATTGTTATATAATCTCGAAAAGCCAGAAAACAACATGGCTTTCGTCATGAGAAAGCTTCAGGGCTGACGTTCACACAAACCCCGTACCACGTTGTTGTAGCCACATACAAATTGCTTCAACTTTATATAACTGTTTAAATAAGTTGTGTTTCATCTAGAAAGCACAGGGATAATAAATGAGCAACCACTGCAGGTTGAGAACTCCGGATCAGTAGTCAGTACGACAAGGGAGGTCTTTCACTTCATTACATAGAACGAATATTATCGACATAGTCTCTACAAATAGGATTTCTGTCTTTTACTTGAGCTTTTCTCGTTTTGTGACAAAATTATCTCTCTTTATTTGTCAACAAATACCAGAAAATCGGAGAGTTTGTGTAGAAGCCTTATCGGTACTACTAAAAGTAAGCTCCTTGAGgataatccgaaaatcactttgtaccttaatttaatttcattcatcaAGTTCCCTGCCACCACGTAAGTTAAAGCTACTTGGGCATGGAACGAGGTACTACTGATTCAAAAATAGCTGATAAGACAGTTAAAAACAaaaacaggattataaatacataaacaactattacaagaattatttacaatagATCTCTAATTTACTGCTGGGAACTCCTGTACAGAAAAAAAGTCGTGTGCTACAAGGACGCCTTTctatttagttttgaaaatatagtGCGTATCACTCAAAGTTTTCTGTTCTGCTTGAAACCTAATGATGACATAAAACCTGCAGAGAAAtgcacaattttctgtacagtgggtAAAGAAGTGCTACCTAAGTGCAAATTATTTTCCTGTCTAGGTTTCAGTGATTGACTGTGGCAGATCCTGTTAATTGAGTCCACATTTTTGATGTTAAATCTCGTGAATGAGTATATGTACAGGGATTCTAGAGTTAGAATTTCAAGATGCCTGAACAGCATCATGTGCGAAGTTCGTGAACTGACAACGCAAACTGCCTTTTCTGACTATTCTCCAAAACATGATACcataagataaataaaataaaattgtacgAAGTGAAAAGCTTTTTCTTTGCAGTGTCAAAGACGGTAAAAGCCTATCTTATAGTAAAGATAGCAGAATTTAATTCGTGCACTAGATCCTGAATGTTGGCCTTCCGAAAGAACTTTCCAAAAGTTTGTCATTAAATGTGAAACTTTCGATATTATTCTTCATTACAGTGAGCGTTCTATCACTAGCATCTTCTGCTGCAGGTGGTCTATGAAAGCAAACGATCAACCATTTTTGGCCCACCTCTGAAGTTTAGCTTCTCTCAGATAAATCTACATTCGGAGTCCATGATTACATCTATAtatgagggacattcaataagtaatgcaacacatttttttcttggtcgGTTTCAGTTGAAAAATGGAGAATTTGTTTTAGGACGtcatagaatattcccgcttcagtccctgtgGTTTCATAAAGTTCcaatagatggcggcgctataggtagccttcaaaatgccgtctgtaatggacgtgcgttccaaacagagagctgtcattgagtttattttggtgaAATCGATAGCATCGCGGACGCTCAAAGGCTCTTACAGAATGTCTATGGAAACCAGTGGACAAAGGCACGGGgagtcgttgggcgacgcgtctgtcatcatcgcaagccagtccgatgtcccgcgtgccggccggtccCACACAAATGTAACTCTTACTGTGTTGAAACACGCGGAGACTCCCATTCGAGATGATCACTCCcattggaggtgatcgacggatcacagtcaaacacctcactgTTCAGCTGGGCGTTGATAGTGTTAACACACCCGACAGCTGCTCACGAAATTATTCCTCCTCATATACCATGCAGACCGGGTCACGCACCTTCCGAATCGCATCTGTTTGACCTAATGaacgatgcactccgcgggaaacagtacttggatgatggggaggttctgATGCTGCAAgaggttggctccgacgtcgaccagtagagtggtacctcgCGGGCACACAGGCCCTTGTagtaatgtggttcaaatggccgtaagcactataggacttaacatctcaggtcatcagtcccctagacttagaagtacgtaaacctaactaaactaaggacattacacacatccatgcccgaggcaggattcgaacctgtgaccatagcagtcgcgtggttccggactgaagtgcctagaaccgctcggccaccgcggtcggccagtaatgtggcgtaaggccgtcgcactgaacggagattttgCTGATAAAtagggtttgtagccaaaagagtggggaaaagTATAGTTTATTGGAattctaaataaaaccaacctgcttacagAAAAAATGTGCTGTGTTACTTGTTGAACACCCTTCGTAAATTTCGAATTCTGTACTGCGATTAATACGCCGCTGCCACTGGCGACTAACCTGTCCTTACGATAAATAATCTAACCTGAATttgtttctgtatgtccatctttgtaGCGACGGTTGCGGGACTCGGATGTTCGATTCAGGATGTCAAATTAGAGacatttcagccgtctagtttccatacttattttatttggctaccagcttCAGTGTTTTACAACACCATCCTCGGGCCCCTGAATGACGTGTAGCAAGCTTctacctcggttctgatcaaaacaggggccaacgGTACTGGTATTGGTAGATTTCTGATATAGCGATCACTTCAGATGACGGTTCGTCAACGCAGTACCAGTATTGTTGACCCATGTTTTGATCAGAACTGAGGTAGAAGCTTCCTACACGTAAGGGCCTGAGGATGGCGCAGTAAAACGCTGATCCTGGGAGTATATGGAAAGTATACGGctaaaaggtgtttaatttgacatcctactCTACATTTAGTATTTCGTTGCTGTTTCCTTCTGGGATCCATCAATTTTCTGTTCCTAATAGTGTCTGGGCATTATATCCTTCAATAAGCaatcctagccggccgctgtggccgagggcttctaggcgcttcagtccggaaccccgctgctgctacggtcgcagattcggatcctgcttcgggcatggttgtgtgtgatgtccatagattagttcggtttaagtagttcttagtctaggggactggtgacctcagatattaagtcccatagtacttagagccatttgagccaagcaaTTCTAAATCTGTGACCTTACTGTGGATGCTCCTGTAGTTTACTGACATCGTATTAACATTTTGTATTTCCGATCTACGGGGACGAGCATTCTCTCAGAATAATGTGGCTAAAGCGAAGTCGACATTGTGACTCTTCCCAATGGTTTTCCATTCGTTCAGATGGACTctagacaggccagtccatttcaggaatgttactgttaaccaaccactgcctcacaaatgcagctttatggcagggtgcatcGTCATTCTGATACAGACAATCATCCTCTCTGATCTGTTCCTCTTCTATATACAATACGAAATGCTGTAAAATGAGTTCATATCCGTCCCAGTTTTGTGTTTGCTTAAGTGCAGTGAGGGGATCGCACCGCAACCACGAAGAACTCACCCATGTCGTAACTCCACCTTGTCCTTACCTCACTGCTGTCACTACACAAGacaggtaaagttctccaggcatttgccgaACCTGAAGACTTTCATGAGATAGACACAGGGTATTGGGTGAGTCaccactcgtttccaatcatccagacggcctgtgtggccgagcggttctaggcgcttcagcctggaaccgcgatatcactacggtcgcaggttcgaatctgcctcgagcatggatgtgtgtgatgtcctttggttagttattgcttctacgggactgatgacctcagattttaaatcccatagtgctcagagccatttgaaccatccagtcatccactgtccagtggcgtgggTCTTTACACTATTTCAGGTGTCGCTTGGCACTGTGGCTTGTGAGGAGGTGATCCACCATTGTGCACTATTCTTTTTAACCCTcttcgcacagtcattgtgctggcttcactgctggtagcacttcggaactacTGAGCGATTTCTTTCGCAGACTTCGTACGATTTGGTTCAACCACAATCCGCACCACTCGACGTTCCACGTCCCTCAGTACATGGGGTCCACCTGGTGTTGTTTTAGCTGTGGTTTTTTCTTTACTTTCCCATTTCACTGTCACTTCACCAATAGTCGAGTGGAAGAACTTTACAAGTATTGAAacatccctgatggatttgttactagcGTGTCATACAATGACTAGTCCACTTTCGATGTCACTGAGCTGTCCTCACCAGTCCATTGTGTTaccactgcttctctactgacaacagaatactCTCCGGCTAACTTCtacactggcgggtccgcctctcgtaacATCTATTACATAGGGGCGTCCATAAACTTTTGATCAAATAGCGCATATGCTTCAAGTGCGTCCACCctaatagctgaatggtcagcgtgacggcctGCCGTCCtaagggttccgggttcgattcccagcttggtcagggattttctccgcttagggactgggtgttgtgttgtcttcatcatcatttcatccccatccggcgcgcaggtcgcccactgtggcgtcgaatgtaataataagacctgcaccaaggcgaccggacctgccccataaggggcctcccggccaatgacgccaaaccctcatttccatttcacttcaagagTCCCTCAGAGATGTCTCATGGGACCCATACTGTATGCTTTACACACGGCAAATAGGGTCAAAGAATCGTGTAGAGATACTGGCGCTGGCACTAGCAAAAGCAGGAAGCGCGATATTCATCATCGCAGACTGTGCTCACGGTGGATTTATTTTATAGCGGTTGCTCGTTGTTCCTTACGATTACCGACTTTATCATAGAGGGCTTTCAAGATAACGCGTTGTAGCGCTGAAATGGAAAGCAAATGAAGTAAGACCTTTTAATATAGCTAAAGAGTTCGTTGATACCCCACTAATCATGTAACAACTAATGCCCCCCAGTTCATATAAAGATGGGCATAAAAAGGCCAAACTTATTCGTCAGattagaaaataaatagaaaaaaacgaCCAACAAAGTGTGTCCTTTTCAACCAATAATCAACAAATTTTAGATGGATCAAAGGAAGACTACTCTGGATTTAATATGTGAATAGAAACTGAAGTAAACAATGAAGTGGAAAGTAAGGGAAAGATTAACAACGTCAATGTTGTTGCTTTGTGTTGCAGAGGGCCAAGCCAGCCACCTGAACCTGTTCAACTCGCGGCAGCAGGCGAAGAAGAAGCGGAAGTCGCGCACGGCGTTCACCAACCACCAGATCTTCGAGCTGGAGAAGCGCTTCCTGTACCAGAAGTACCTGTCACCTGCGGACCGCGACGAGATCGCGGGCCAGCTGGGCCTCAGCAACGCGCAGGTCATCACGTGGTTCCAGAATCGGCGCGCCAAGCTCAAGCGCGACATGGAGGAGCTCAAAAAGGACGCCGGGTCCACCGACGTCTTGACCGCGCACAGGTCCTTCCTGGAGAAGGTCACCGACCTCGGCATTCTGAAGAAGAAGGCGCCCTCGAGCAGCGCACACATGGCGGCTGCTGCATCAGCTGTGGGGGTAGCACCTGGAGTGTTCGGGGGCGGGGGCGACTCGACTATCGACAAGTAGAGGGCACTTCTGCAGGACAATGTGACGCAATGTGCAGTAACTGGGTGGACTCTAACTACGTAGACATTTGAATTCTGAAGAGTTCAACTCACCTGTGCGATACTCACCGCAGAGCACTGTTCAGGCACTTTTTGACAGGTATTTTGTTCCTGTTACGAGAGACGGTCACTTTCCCACTTCGCTGTCACTTCACCAATAGTCGAGTGGAAAATCTTTACAATTATTGAAACCTCCCTGAATGGACTGGTCAGGAGAGCTCAGCCATTGgtagtcacctgagtaacaaatccatcagggacgtttcatTACTTGTAAAATGCTTTCACTCGACAATCACTGTCAGGATTTATACGAAACTgcaagctcagaaagaggaagtctCACTATGTTAACCTTTATAAAAGTGAAGAAATGTAGGACTCAACAGGTGTTGAGTAACACGTGGCAAGGCGTTTATTGTTGCAAACATTTATCGCTACAGAAGATCCAGTGCCAGATTTCATGATAAATGGATACAAAAATGTCGTAGAGTATGAACGTTGAGTAATACGCTGTCTTACGAATGATGAAAAAGTTACATGGCTGCGCCGGTTTTCGCTTTGAAACTAAAATTTTTGGACTGTTCTTTAACTTCTATGGTGCACTTAAAGTCTTTTTCGTGCAAAAAGAGAAAAAACTTATCAATAATACTTCAGTTACGTGTTAATAGTGGAATTGGCATCTGCAATGGAAAAAAGGGAAAATTATGTAGCATAAACGAATGTTAGGGAGAGAAAAACGCTATTAAAGGGAGAAAAACTACTACGTAACCAGTGAATAAATGTGTTATAACCCATGGTGCTGTTTGGATGCTTAGCTCCAAATTCAGATCACAGTTCGTTTCATGACTGAAGAACTAGTAACTCTAGTGAGTATTAAAGAATGCGTTTGTTGATCTAACGGTTTAGCTTACAGTCATATTTACAAATGCAGTTCCGTCTTACATGAAAACTGTTTTTCATATTCAGCCCCTTGTTAAATTTTCTGTTTATAAATTCCAATAACATGAGCACATTCCCGCGAACATAATATGAGGGATATTGTGCTTCATTTTACTATGAAGTCTTATTTTAATACAATTATCTGACACTGTCAGAAGGAGAGCGAGAGCTATATCAGTGTAAAAAGCTTCCAAAACAGAAGTTTTATTGCCCAGATCGCAGTTGACATGTATGTTGACTACCAGCTTCAGCGAAGTTGAGCAGGTCTGAAGACGGCAATACAGCTTCGTTGAAATTAGTAATCAGGATATATATCAACTGCGATAGGGACAATAAGACTTCTGTGTTGGAAGCTTTATTACAGGTCTTTATTTTGTGTATAATATCGTGATAGGAACAATTCATCGAGAAGTTACATTCTCTGTAACATGTGCACATCGCGAGGAACGAGAATCACAAAGCAAGAGATATTGCAGTCTATGTTTAGCTCATTTCTGCTACAGAGTCAAGAAACATATGTGCAGTGCAGTGCTGTGTCCCTCTAAACAGCGACATGAAGGATGCGAATGTGAATACTCGCCAGTGAGTGTAACTAACTTGCGTCATAGTTTCGTACATGTAAGTGCTTCAAGCTGTAGTTTCGTAGCTGTGAAAACAGAGGTCAATATCTACCTTCATTATCCTAATTTTCTTACTTCGCTTCAGTTTTGTCGCAACCACTATGAAATCCATAAAAGATATAAATCGTAAATTCAGATTACGTGTTTCAAAAGTGATTGTGATCTCAGAGTaataggaagaatggaagaataAACAACTGCTGGCGTAGAGAGATAAATATAAATGATGCAGTCTTACAGTAACAATACAAATGGCGAATCGAATTGCTGTAATATATATTCATACAGTTATATATCCACGATAATTTATTCCTATGAGAGTTAATAAAACAgtattacaatattaatttttgttattgtattctatGAAATTGTGTTGTTGATTGACGGTTTCCCAACTACAGTAACAGACAGTAGTACTCCACTTGACTCTCGTTTAGAATACTCTGCAATAATAATAGTACTCATACCTTACCAAGTATATAAAAACCACTTCAGTTATATAGCCTGAAATACATCTAGATGGCCACAGAAAAGAATACTGCGCAACCTACAGTGTCAGCAGGAATGTAACTAcattcacattttcttttttttttattggaatgcGTTGAAACAATTTCTCTTTCACTTAAAGCCCTTAATAAAGTATTAATCTCTTTCCAGTTCTATCGGCAATCTTAGAACACAaacatgaagaaaatgatgaaatataACATTATCTAACACTTAAATTGGTGAATTAATGTTACAAGCAATGGAAACAACAGTATCTAAATGCAAGCAGAGTAAAACAGATGTATTTGATTAACGAATATGAAAAGTATAGAACGTATGTCCTACACCTTCGAGGACTGACAGAGTTGAAAAATCGTTCAATAATTTTCTTGGGTTCCTTAAACGCAGAAATTTTAGTGTATGCTCCATCATTTCCGGCAGTGTGTCCTCATCTTTGTCAGTGAGTGTTGAAAGCAAATAAATGCTTTAAGACTCAGGGATTTATTTGATGAAGAAGACGGGTGGCGGAGGGTAAGGTCGATGGGtaacgatctctctctctctctctctctctctatctttgtcTCAGGTAAGTCAAGGAACATTTACGATGGAAATCGTACTGTAATTCGGAAAAATCATTGGATAGCTGCCTTTTTAACACACCCACATTCAcgagggttgcctagaaagtaatgcaccgcattttttttctcagccgaaaacaaggccacgaatgcgaaatgttacgtctgtattatttgaagtctcctgagtgagtgcgccaagttcgCGTCAGTTCCGACAGACAgcgcagctgcaggacagtttcaaaatggcgtctgtaggcgacacatgttacaagcaacgtgccgtcattgaatttctcaatgcagagaaagacactatggggaatattcacagacgctcgtgcaaagtctatggagcatttgctgtcgacagaagtacagttatcactgggcacggagggtgaagtcATCATAAGGCGGTTCGGattagctccacgatttgcagcggtcggggagaccatctaaGGCTGTcaaacctgacatgttgcagcgagctgtcaTTCGCGagaacagacgcattacgactcggcagttggtactgcatctgtcaatcagcaaaggaagtgtggatgcagttatccgcactcttggatattcaaaagtgtgtgcaagatgggagCTGCGGTGTCTTAAcgatggatcacaaatcgcacagaaaataacttttgtcttgatttgttgcaatgttttgaagctgagggggaggtctACTTCTCCCGGATTGTGTCAGATGATGAATCCTGGATGCACCATTTTGaccccgaaacaaaacgacagtcgatgggatGGCGCCATTCCCAttccccacagaagaaaacatTCAAAGCATTTGCTTTCGccagtaaggtcatgatcaccgtgttttgGGActatgaaggtgtgattctcatttatGTGATGCCAATAGGCGGTGCCATTAATTcaaaagcatatgtcaacacattaacaaagctCAAgatgcgcttccggcgacttcggcaccacagcaacccaggagatgttttgctgcagcacgataacgctcggcccctcACAGGTCTGAGGACTGCTAAACACATCGCAAATCAGGGtttgacagtgttaccccatccacactacagccctgacctagcgccctcggacttccacttgtttgagccaacaaaggacgccattcgtggaagacattttgaggagaatgaggaagtgattcacacagtgaagcactggctccgccaccagaacaagtgttggtaccgacagggcatacacgccttttttcgcgctggaggaaggccatagaacgggatggagattacatggataaatagggtgtgtagataaaacaccattctttcgtgtgtgtaattctcattatggccAATAAagaattcttgaggaaaaaaatgcggtgctaTACTTACTTGGCATTCTTCTCTCGATTTACAggaaagaaggaacagaatggtCATGTGATGGTAGAGATAACGTATGTACATTGTGATCGATTTGTTAAAGAGCGTTTCATACTTGTAAACTTTAATTCACAATAAATTTGAAGATTAAATTACTTACTGATGAATAAGGAGCGTCCATTGCATGAATTTGAAAAAGTCAGAGAAAACACTACTTCCGTCAAGAGAGTGGTTTCTTTCAGAGAATGGGGTTCTCACCAACTACGAGAAAACACGTGCTTCGTTCCACCAGCACCACGCTGTAATGACAATATACAAACTGCTTCAAATTTCTTACGCTGTTAAATTATGATTCGCCTAGGAAGCACAGTAATAGTGTATGAGCAACCACTGGAAAATCATTGCTCTCTACTTGTCAGAAAATATCAAA
This genomic interval from Schistocerca cancellata isolate TAMUIC-IGC-003103 chromosome 3, iqSchCanc2.1, whole genome shotgun sequence contains the following:
- the LOC126176591 gene encoding transcription factor LBX2-like — protein: MLLLCVAEGQASHLNLFNSRQQAKKKRKSRTAFTNHQIFELEKRFLYQKYLSPADRDEIAGQLGLSNAQVITWFQNRRAKLKRDMEELKKDAGSTDVLTAHRSFLEKVTDLGILKKKAPSSSAHMAAAASAVGVAPGVFGGGGDSTIDK